The Kitasatospora setae KM-6054 genome contains a region encoding:
- a CDS encoding type II secretion system F family protein, with amino-acid sequence MSGSVVLGSVAVAGLVGEALVVRRRRTARRRVAWCVPVGSAAGARDGAPGRTAVAVRRVLGWLSGERPLALLLGAAAGALVGGRAGLVAGPLACWAAWRLLPRVRSPDERRRAAERDWLVRQLPLTAELLVACLGSSGSPAEAAAAVADSVPSPMRERLSGVAAQLALGAEPEHCWEQLAADCPPLAPLARCLARTSLSGAPPTAALAGLAQAQRAAAARAAHARVRRAGVLATAPLGLCFLPAFVLIGVVPVVTGLTTAFSRHL; translated from the coding sequence ATGAGCGGGTCGGTGGTGCTGGGGTCGGTGGCGGTCGCGGGGCTGGTCGGGGAGGCGCTGGTGGTGAGGCGGCGGCGGACGGCGCGGCGGCGGGTCGCGTGGTGCGTGCCGGTCGGCTCGGCCGCCGGGGCTCGGGACGGTGCGCCCGGGCGGACGGCGGTGGCGGTCCGGCGGGTGCTCGGGTGGCTGTCGGGCGAGCGGCCGCTGGCGCTGCTGCTGGGAGCTGCGGCGGGGGCGCTGGTCGGCGGCCGGGCCGGGCTGGTGGCCGGTCCGCTGGCCTGCTGGGCGGCCTGGCGGCTGCTGCCCCGGGTGCGGTCGCCGGACGAGCGCCGCCGGGCGGCGGAGCGCGACTGGCTGGTCCGTCAGCTCCCGCTGACCGCCGAGCTGTTGGTTGCCTGCCTCGGGTCGTCCGGCTCCCCGGCCGAGGCGGCCGCCGCCGTCGCGGACAGCGTCCCGTCCCCGATGCGGGAGCGGCTGTCCGGGGTCGCCGCTCAGCTCGCCCTCGGCGCCGAGCCGGAGCACTGCTGGGAGCAACTGGCCGCCGACTGCCCGCCGTTGGCCCCGCTCGCCCGCTGCCTGGCCCGCACCAGCCTGAGCGGTGCCCCGCCGACCGCCGCGCTGGCCGGACTGGCCCAGGCCCAGCGCGCGGCCGCCGCCCGGGCGGCGCACGCCCGGGTCCGGCGGGCGGGCGTGCTGGCGACCGCGCCGCTCGGGCTCTGCTTCCTGCCCGCGTTCGTGCTGATCGGGGTGGTGCCGGTGGTCACGGGGCTGACCACCGCCTTCTCCCGGCACCTGTGA
- a CDS encoding type II secretion system F family protein, which produces MAVPGGVIGGFAAAGALQSYGAACGASLTGVTAGLVGGLFGTAWLRALGRRARGSGRMRRLLSGRRGPHGRAWERARVRALWRRRWPGRLVPELLLLPLGAAAGHATSSVLPVLGAACGVVPLRRWRAARRTLRAARRRAAAVIDLCTGLAAELRGGATPEQAMHTVLARAAPEWGRRLGAEPAARLAAGRYGADLPAALRLVAELPGGEGAAAMAACWRVSTESGSGLADGLEQVAEALRAERALSEEIAGELAGPRTTVAVLAVLPAVGLGLGAALGAHPVHVLLHTPAGLLGLLVGAVLEVVGIVWTARIVRSAEDTPVRPRPVRAAAAGCGISRTRRDLRGAARPSPAGGRVHGWE; this is translated from the coding sequence ATGGCGGTGCCGGGCGGGGTGATCGGCGGGTTCGCGGCGGCTGGCGCGCTCCAGTCGTACGGCGCGGCCTGCGGGGCGAGTCTGACCGGAGTGACCGCCGGGTTGGTGGGCGGGCTGTTCGGGACGGCCTGGCTGCGCGCGCTGGGCCGCCGGGCCCGCGGCTCCGGCCGGATGCGGCGGTTGCTGAGCGGGCGGCGGGGCCCGCACGGCCGGGCGTGGGAGCGGGCACGGGTGCGGGCGCTGTGGCGGCGCCGGTGGCCGGGCCGGCTGGTGCCCGAACTGCTGCTGCTTCCGCTCGGGGCGGCGGCCGGGCACGCCACCTCCTCGGTGCTCCCGGTGCTCGGGGCGGCCTGCGGGGTGGTCCCGCTCCGGCGCTGGCGGGCGGCGCGGCGGACGCTCCGGGCGGCGCGGCGGCGGGCCGCGGCGGTGATCGACCTGTGCACCGGTCTGGCGGCCGAACTGCGCGGCGGCGCCACGCCCGAGCAGGCCATGCACACCGTGCTGGCCAGGGCCGCCCCCGAGTGGGGCCGTCGCCTCGGCGCCGAGCCGGCGGCCCGGCTGGCGGCGGGCCGCTACGGGGCGGACCTGCCGGCGGCGCTCCGGCTGGTGGCCGAACTGCCGGGAGGGGAGGGCGCGGCGGCGATGGCGGCCTGCTGGCGGGTCAGCACCGAGAGCGGCAGCGGGCTGGCGGACGGTCTGGAGCAGGTCGCGGAGGCGCTGCGGGCCGAGCGGGCGCTCAGCGAGGAGATCGCGGGTGAACTCGCGGGCCCGCGCACCACGGTGGCGGTGCTCGCCGTGCTGCCCGCCGTCGGCCTCGGCCTGGGCGCGGCACTCGGGGCCCACCCCGTCCACGTCCTGCTGCACACGCCGGCGGGCCTGCTCGGGTTGCTGGTCGGGGCCGTCCTGGAGGTGGTCGGGATCGTCTGGACGGCCCGGATCGTCCGGTCCGCGGAGGACACCCCGGTCCGTCCCCGCCCGGTACGGGCCGCTGCCGCCGGTTGCGGGATCTCCCGGACGCGCCGCGATCTCCGGGGCGCGGCCCGGCCGTCCCCGGCGGGAGGCCGGGTGCACGGGTGGGAGTGA
- a CDS encoding TadA family conjugal transfer-associated ATPase, whose protein sequence is MAAGPPVGPGAGPTPGEAAELVDAVRIRLAEAGAAPTAGSVAAALRAAGPPLGGADVLNAVRDLRAEIVGAGPLEPLLAEQGVTDVLVNGPDRIWVDRGRGLERASQVRFPNADAVRRLAHRLATAAGRRLDDARPWVDARLPDGTRLHAVLPPIAADCTHISLRTSRSEPFTLPELVAAGALPPSGADLLTAVLRARLSLLVSGGTGSGKTTLLAALLGLVPDDERIVLAEDSAELRPDHPHVVRLQSRPPNQESLGELTLRDLVRQALRMRPDRLVVGEVRGAEVVDLLAALNTGHEGGCGTVHANTAADVPARLEALGALAGLDRHALHSQLRAGLDTVVHLGRDRADGRRRVTGLHLLAGGPDGLTATTAAVHFDRGGRARPGPGWARLRELCAERGVDLPPHPEPSGADRSDQPDGAAGPIEATHPTGPIGRAEPTEPSGGGT, encoded by the coding sequence GTGGCCGCCGGGCCGCCGGTCGGTCCGGGGGCCGGACCGACCCCGGGCGAGGCCGCCGAACTGGTGGACGCCGTCCGGATCCGGCTCGCCGAGGCGGGTGCGGCTCCCACCGCCGGGTCGGTCGCCGCGGCCCTGCGCGCGGCCGGGCCCCCGCTCGGCGGGGCCGACGTGCTGAACGCGGTGCGCGACCTGCGCGCCGAGATCGTCGGCGCCGGGCCGCTCGAACCGCTGCTGGCCGAGCAGGGCGTCACCGACGTCCTGGTCAACGGTCCCGACCGGATCTGGGTCGACCGCGGCCGAGGGCTGGAACGCGCCTCCCAGGTGCGCTTCCCGAACGCCGACGCGGTCCGTCGGCTCGCCCACCGGCTGGCCACCGCCGCCGGGCGCCGCCTCGACGACGCCCGGCCCTGGGTGGACGCCCGGTTGCCCGACGGCACCCGGCTGCACGCCGTCCTCCCGCCGATCGCCGCCGACTGCACCCACATCTCGCTGCGCACCAGCCGCAGCGAGCCCTTCACCCTCCCCGAGCTGGTCGCCGCCGGCGCGCTGCCGCCGTCCGGGGCCGACCTGCTCACCGCCGTCCTGCGGGCCAGGCTCTCGCTGCTGGTCTCCGGCGGCACCGGCAGCGGCAAGACCACCCTGCTCGCCGCCCTGCTCGGCCTCGTCCCCGACGACGAGCGCATCGTGCTCGCCGAGGACTCCGCCGAGCTGCGCCCGGACCATCCGCACGTGGTCCGGCTGCAGTCCCGACCGCCCAACCAGGAGTCGCTGGGTGAGCTGACCCTGCGGGACCTGGTCCGGCAGGCGCTGCGGATGCGGCCCGACCGGCTGGTCGTCGGCGAGGTCCGCGGCGCCGAGGTGGTCGACCTGCTGGCGGCCCTGAACACCGGCCACGAAGGCGGTTGCGGCACCGTCCACGCCAACACCGCCGCCGACGTGCCCGCCCGGCTGGAGGCCCTGGGCGCGCTCGCCGGGCTGGACCGGCACGCCCTGCACAGCCAGCTCCGGGCCGGCCTCGACACGGTCGTCCACCTCGGCCGGGACCGCGCCGACGGCCGCCGCCGGGTCACCGGCCTGCACCTGCTGGCCGGCGGGCCCGACGGACTGACCGCCACCACCGCGGCCGTCCACTTCGACCGCGGTGGCCGGGCCCGCCCCGGCCCCGGCTGGGCCCGCCTGCGGGAGCTGTGCGCCGAACGCGGCGTCGACCTGCCGCCGCACCCCGAGCCGTCCGGGGCGGACCGGTCGGACCAGCCGGACGGCGCTGCCGGGCCCATCGAGGCCACCCATCCGACCGGACCCATCGGGCGCGCCGAGCCCACCGAGCCGTCCGGGGGCGGGACATGA
- the ssd gene encoding septum site-determining protein Ssd, which yields MSAAATDPHATAPEPPPGPLILTGDDALAEQLTRLCAAAGAEPRLLSGAPPPVRLWEAAPLVLVGDDLAERCAGLPRRPGVLLLGLDLDDGEIWVRAVRLGAEHVLFLPDAQPWLLDRIADATEGVGPPALTVAVLGGRGGAGASTLACALAVCAARAGHRTMLIDGDPLGGGLDVLLGAEQADGLRWPDLAASRGRISGAELARALPEPHRLSALSWDRSDTLAIPAEAMDSVLAAARRRGGLVVLDLPRQLDAAAARALEQSDTGLLVVPAELRALAAADRVTAAARMRLTDLRAVVRTPGPSGLTAADVARGLRLRLAGELAPEPGLALDVERGVPPGLRERGPLARFCGRFLTEAMPPVVAA from the coding sequence TTGTCCGCTGCAGCCACCGATCCGCACGCCACCGCGCCCGAGCCCCCGCCCGGGCCGCTGATCCTCACCGGCGACGACGCGCTCGCCGAACAGCTCACCCGCCTGTGCGCCGCCGCCGGGGCCGAACCACGGCTGCTCAGCGGCGCCCCGCCGCCCGTCCGGCTGTGGGAGGCCGCCCCGCTGGTGCTGGTCGGTGACGACCTCGCCGAGCGGTGCGCGGGCCTGCCGCGCCGACCCGGCGTCCTGCTGCTCGGCCTCGACCTCGACGACGGGGAGATCTGGGTCCGGGCCGTCCGGCTCGGCGCCGAGCACGTGCTCTTCCTGCCGGACGCGCAGCCCTGGCTGCTCGACCGGATCGCCGACGCCACCGAGGGCGTCGGGCCACCCGCGCTCACCGTCGCCGTGCTCGGCGGGCGCGGCGGCGCCGGAGCCTCCACGCTGGCCTGTGCCCTCGCGGTCTGCGCCGCCCGGGCCGGGCACCGCACCATGCTGATCGACGGCGACCCGCTCGGCGGCGGGCTCGACGTCCTGCTCGGCGCCGAACAGGCCGACGGGCTGCGCTGGCCCGACCTGGCCGCCTCCCGGGGGCGGATCAGCGGCGCGGAACTGGCCAGGGCGCTGCCCGAGCCGCACCGGCTCAGCGCCCTGTCCTGGGACAGGTCGGACACCCTGGCCATCCCGGCCGAGGCCATGGACAGCGTGCTGGCGGCCGCCCGCAGACGCGGCGGGCTGGTCGTCCTCGACCTGCCCAGACAGCTCGACGCGGCCGCCGCCCGGGCCCTGGAGCAGTCCGACACCGGGCTGCTCGTGGTCCCCGCCGAACTGCGCGCCCTGGCGGCCGCCGACCGGGTCACGGCGGCCGCCCGGATGCGGCTCACCGACCTGCGGGCCGTCGTCCGCACTCCGGGCCCCTCCGGCCTCACCGCTGCCGACGTCGCCCGCGGGCTGCGCCTGCGGCTGGCCGGAGAGCTCGCCCCCGAGCCGGGCCTCGCCCTGGACGTCGAACGGGGCGTCCCCCCGGGCCTGCGGGAGCGCGGGCCGCTGGCCCGGTTCTGCGGGCGATTCCTGACCGAAGCGATGCCGCCCGTCGTGGCGGCCTGA
- a CDS encoding HAD family hydrolase has product MPRTAAFFDLDKTIIAKSSALAFSRPFYQGGLINRRSVVKSAYTQFIFLVGGADHDQMEKMRAYLSALTRGWNVQQVREIVAETLHGMIDPLIYDEAASLIEQHHAAGRDVVIVSSSGSEVVEPIGQLLGADHVIATRLHVEEGRYTGEIEYYAYAENKAAAIRELAEREGYDLANCYAYSDSSTDLPMLEAVGHPAAVNPDRALRKEATAREWPVLAFSRPVELTRRLPEFHAPSRSVVAAVAIGAAVLTAGVLWYSARRRRPAAA; this is encoded by the coding sequence GTGCCCCGCACCGCCGCCTTCTTCGACCTCGACAAGACGATCATCGCCAAGTCCAGCGCGCTCGCGTTCAGCCGCCCCTTCTACCAGGGCGGCCTGATCAACCGCCGCTCGGTGGTGAAGAGCGCCTACACCCAGTTCATCTTCCTGGTCGGCGGCGCGGACCACGACCAGATGGAGAAGATGCGGGCCTACCTCTCCGCGCTCACCCGGGGCTGGAACGTCCAGCAGGTCCGGGAGATCGTCGCGGAGACCCTGCACGGCATGATCGACCCGCTCATCTACGACGAGGCCGCCTCGCTCATCGAGCAGCACCACGCGGCCGGCCGGGACGTGGTGATCGTCAGCAGCTCGGGCTCCGAGGTGGTCGAGCCGATCGGCCAACTCCTGGGCGCGGACCACGTGATCGCCACCCGGCTGCACGTCGAGGAGGGGCGCTACACCGGCGAGATCGAGTACTACGCGTACGCCGAGAACAAGGCCGCGGCGATCCGCGAGCTGGCCGAGCGGGAGGGCTACGACCTGGCCAACTGCTACGCGTACAGCGACTCGTCGACCGACCTGCCGATGCTGGAGGCGGTCGGCCACCCGGCCGCGGTGAACCCGGACCGAGCGCTGCGCAAGGAGGCGACGGCCCGCGAGTGGCCGGTGCTGGCGTTCAGTCGGCCGGTCGAACTGACCCGCAGGCTGCCCGAGTTCCACGCCCCGAGCCGTTCCGTGGTGGCCGCCGTGGCGATCGGCGCGGCGGTGCTGACCGCGGGGGTGCTCTGGTACAGCGCGCGCCGGCGGCGTCCGGCCGCGGCCTGA
- a CDS encoding Fic family protein encodes MTTGTDPLAPLAQLAGVPEAVAEVRKNVDRLYGHRVMRRRAGEVTSESALRGARASAALDGADWPLEEVRRRTDFGADAEARTVGAALRLSAEAGQLLSVWRTSPLQVLARLHLLAVGDGDPAAGRPRHDGEPAAPLFPRELAATEGPASDGPASGGPVGELPPPPPPAEVAARLDQLAGLLAARAERPTGGAPALVVAAVVHGELLALRPFGSANGLVARAAQRIVLIAEGLDPKAICPAEVGLAELGTAAYRRALLGYLEGTPEGLSRWLAHCAAALGLGVRESTAVCEAMQRGMV; translated from the coding sequence GTGACCACAGGAACTGACCCGCTCGCCCCGCTGGCCCAGCTCGCCGGGGTCCCCGAGGCCGTCGCCGAAGTGCGCAAGAACGTCGACCGCCTCTACGGGCACCGCGTGATGCGGCGCCGGGCGGGCGAGGTGACCTCCGAGTCCGCCCTGCGCGGCGCCCGCGCCTCGGCCGCCCTGGACGGCGCCGACTGGCCGCTGGAGGAGGTCCGCCGCCGCACCGACTTCGGCGCCGACGCCGAGGCCCGCACGGTCGGTGCCGCGCTGCGGCTGTCCGCCGAGGCCGGCCAACTGCTCAGCGTCTGGCGCACCTCCCCGCTGCAGGTGCTGGCCCGGCTCCACCTGCTCGCCGTCGGTGACGGCGACCCGGCCGCCGGGCGCCCGCGCCACGACGGCGAACCCGCCGCGCCGCTCTTTCCGCGCGAGCTCGCCGCCACCGAGGGCCCGGCTTCCGACGGCCCGGCTTCCGGCGGACCCGTCGGCGAACTCCCGCCACCGCCCCCGCCCGCCGAGGTGGCCGCCCGACTCGACCAGCTCGCCGGGCTGCTCGCGGCCCGCGCCGAACGTCCGACCGGCGGCGCCCCCGCCCTGGTGGTCGCCGCCGTGGTGCACGGCGAACTGCTCGCGCTGCGCCCCTTCGGCTCGGCCAACGGCCTGGTCGCCCGGGCCGCCCAGCGGATCGTGCTGATCGCCGAGGGCCTGGATCCGAAGGCGATCTGCCCGGCCGAGGTCGGCCTCGCCGAACTCGGCACCGCCGCCTACCGCCGGGCCCTGCTGGGCTACCTGGAGGGCACCCCCGAGGGCCTGTCCCGCTGGCTGGCGCACTGCGCGGCCGCGCTCGGCCTGGGCGTGCGGGAGAGTACCGCGGTGTGCGAGGCGATGCAGCGCGGCATGGTCTGA
- a CDS encoding ATP-binding protein translates to MKIAFVGKGGSGKTTLSALFIRHLAAAGHPVVAVDADINQHLGPALGLTDGQAAALPSLGAHLPEIKEYLRGDNPLIHCAEEMIKTTPPGPGSRLLRIVEENPVYAACARPVALDEGSVRLMATGAFTEEDLGVACYHSKVGAVELLLNHLLDGPDEYLVTDMTAGSDSFASGLFTRFDLTFLVAEPTRKGVSVYRQYKEYAQDFDVHLRVIGNKVQGPDDLDFLQREVGEDLYACFGQSGWVRRLERGDEPPLRELEPANREVLARLRTAADSSHGLRDPRRYSAQAVRFHLRNAESWGNAKVGIDLATQVDPDYVLGAERASTAGV, encoded by the coding sequence ATGAAGATCGCCTTCGTCGGGAAGGGCGGCAGCGGCAAGACCACCCTGTCCGCCCTGTTCATCCGCCACCTGGCCGCGGCCGGCCACCCGGTGGTCGCCGTCGACGCCGACATCAACCAGCACCTCGGCCCGGCCCTCGGCCTGACGGACGGCCAGGCCGCCGCACTCCCCTCGCTCGGCGCGCACCTGCCGGAGATCAAGGAGTACCTGCGCGGCGACAACCCGCTGATCCACTGCGCCGAGGAGATGATCAAGACCACCCCGCCCGGACCGGGCTCCCGCCTGCTGCGGATCGTCGAGGAGAACCCGGTGTACGCGGCCTGCGCCCGCCCGGTCGCGCTGGACGAGGGCTCGGTGCGGCTGATGGCGACCGGCGCGTTCACCGAGGAGGACCTCGGGGTGGCCTGCTACCACTCCAAGGTCGGCGCGGTGGAACTGCTGCTGAACCACCTGCTGGACGGCCCGGACGAGTACCTGGTCACCGACATGACGGCCGGCTCCGACTCCTTCGCCTCCGGCCTGTTCACCCGCTTCGACCTGACCTTCCTGGTCGCCGAGCCGACCCGCAAGGGCGTCTCGGTGTACCGCCAGTACAAGGAGTACGCCCAGGACTTCGACGTCCACCTGCGGGTGATCGGCAACAAGGTGCAGGGGCCGGACGACCTGGACTTCCTGCAGCGCGAGGTCGGCGAGGACCTGTACGCCTGCTTCGGGCAGTCCGGCTGGGTGCGCCGGCTGGAGCGCGGGGACGAGCCGCCGCTGCGCGAGCTTGAGCCCGCGAACCGGGAGGTGCTGGCCCGGCTGCGGACCGCCGCCGACTCCTCCCACGGCCTGCGCGACCCGCGCCGGTACAGCGCCCAGGCCGTCCGCTTCCACCTGCGCAACGCGGAGAGCTGGGGCAACGCCAAGGTCGGCATCGACCTGGCCACCCAGGTCGACCCGGACTACGTACTGGGCGCCGAGCGGGCCAGCACCGCCGGAGTCTGA
- a CDS encoding SulP family inorganic anion transporter: protein MTIDVSSAPIASDTTDHAPPQGGAPAGRVRTLLAHDLPASLAVFLIAVPFSLGIALATGAPLTAGLVAAAVGGLVAGFLGGTHLQVSGPSAALTVVTAGVIAQYGWSTACLVTVAAGLLQLLLGSLRVARAALAVSPAVVHGMLAGVGLTIAIAQLHVILGGTPHSSALADLLSLPGELAGPHPPALLVGLLALAILYGWPRLDRLPGAAGRIGARLARLPAALIAVAAATTLSLIAELRLARVELPVWEHHQFFALPPLALLSGHWAALLGLVLTVAAVAGVESLLSSVAVDRMTRRSGDLDRELRAQGASNLFSGLLGGLPVAGGAVRSTANVQAGAATRASAVLHGCWVLVAALALTAGLRRIPLAALAALVLVVGVQMVSFAHIRRVHRHREFPVYLATVLGVVLLGVPLGVLLGGSVAMLLALYRLTRAHVDVLAGDDGSYTVRTHGPLTFAAVPKLSRALGRIPAGAGVTVHHDGSFLDHAAFEALHAWRSGHQATGAQVAMVTERQSKDVLDPDGTVRVGSSPGPHRCRAWTPWVGHHCIEQNEDDPHVRLLDGVRGFQLHTAPLVRQELARLARDGQTPSQLFLTCADSRMVTSMITSSGPGDLFTVRNVGNLVPAPYEPGAADDSVAAAVQYAVEVLEVASITVCGHSGCGAMKALLDGVTEAAGPPSALARWLRNGRSSLDRLRRAPAEFEGRPAVDVVEQLCVTNVVQQLDQLLANPAVERRVADGSLRLVGMYFDFATAQAYVLDARTGRFAPVHARVEPEQDLAA, encoded by the coding sequence ATGACCATCGACGTCTCCAGCGCACCCATCGCCTCCGACACCACCGACCACGCCCCGCCGCAGGGCGGCGCGCCCGCCGGCCGGGTCCGCACCCTGCTGGCGCACGACCTGCCCGCCTCCCTCGCGGTCTTCCTGATCGCGGTGCCGTTCTCGCTCGGCATCGCCCTCGCCACCGGCGCCCCGCTGACGGCCGGCCTGGTCGCCGCCGCCGTCGGCGGCCTGGTGGCCGGCTTCCTCGGCGGCACCCACCTCCAGGTCAGCGGCCCGTCCGCGGCGCTGACGGTGGTCACCGCCGGGGTGATCGCCCAGTACGGCTGGTCGACCGCCTGCCTGGTCACCGTCGCCGCCGGCCTGCTGCAGCTGCTGCTCGGCTCGCTGCGGGTGGCCCGGGCCGCGCTCGCGGTCTCGCCGGCCGTGGTGCACGGCATGCTGGCCGGTGTCGGGCTGACCATCGCGATCGCCCAGCTCCACGTCATCCTCGGTGGCACGCCGCACAGTTCGGCGCTGGCCGACCTGCTCTCGCTGCCGGGCGAGCTGGCCGGGCCGCACCCGCCGGCGCTGCTGGTCGGCCTGCTCGCGCTGGCGATCCTGTACGGCTGGCCACGGCTGGACCGGCTGCCGGGGGCGGCCGGCCGGATCGGCGCCCGGCTGGCCCGGCTGCCCGCCGCGCTGATCGCGGTGGCCGCCGCCACCACGCTGTCGCTGATCGCCGAACTGCGGCTGGCCCGGGTCGAGCTCCCGGTCTGGGAGCACCACCAGTTCTTCGCGCTGCCACCGCTCGCGCTGCTGTCCGGCCACTGGGCGGCGCTGCTCGGCTTGGTCCTGACGGTCGCCGCGGTGGCCGGCGTGGAGTCGCTGCTGTCCTCCGTCGCGGTCGACCGGATGACCCGCCGCAGCGGCGACCTGGACCGCGAGCTGCGCGCGCAGGGCGCCTCCAACCTGTTCTCCGGGCTGCTCGGCGGCCTGCCGGTGGCCGGCGGCGCCGTCCGCTCCACGGCCAACGTGCAGGCCGGCGCGGCCACCCGGGCCTCCGCGGTGCTGCACGGCTGCTGGGTGCTGGTCGCCGCGCTGGCGCTGACCGCCGGACTGCGGCGGATCCCGCTGGCCGCGCTGGCCGCGCTGGTGCTGGTGGTCGGCGTGCAGATGGTGAGCTTCGCGCACATCCGCCGGGTGCACCGGCACCGCGAGTTCCCGGTGTACCTGGCCACCGTGCTCGGGGTGGTGCTGCTCGGCGTCCCGCTCGGGGTGCTGCTCGGCGGCTCGGTCGCCATGCTGCTCGCCCTCTACCGGCTGACCCGCGCGCACGTCGACGTGCTGGCCGGGGACGACGGCTCGTACACCGTCCGCACCCACGGCCCGCTGACGTTCGCCGCCGTGCCCAAGCTGAGCCGGGCGCTGGGCCGGATCCCGGCCGGGGCGGGGGTGACGGTCCACCACGACGGCTCGTTCCTGGACCACGCCGCGTTCGAGGCGCTGCACGCCTGGCGCTCCGGCCACCAGGCGACCGGCGCGCAGGTCGCGATGGTGACGGAGCGCCAGTCGAAGGACGTGCTGGACCCGGACGGCACCGTCCGCGTGGGCAGCTCGCCGGGGCCGCACCGCTGCCGGGCCTGGACGCCCTGGGTCGGCCACCACTGCATCGAGCAGAACGAGGACGACCCGCACGTGCGCCTGCTCGACGGCGTCCGCGGCTTCCAGCTGCACACCGCCCCGCTGGTCCGCCAGGAGCTCGCCCGGCTGGCCCGGGACGGGCAGACGCCGTCGCAGCTCTTCCTGACCTGCGCGGACTCCCGGATGGTCACGAGCATGATCACCAGCTCCGGCCCGGGTGACCTGTTCACCGTCCGCAACGTCGGCAACCTGGTGCCCGCCCCCTACGAGCCGGGCGCGGCGGACGACTCGGTGGCCGCCGCCGTCCAGTACGCGGTGGAGGTCCTGGAGGTCGCCTCGATCACGGTCTGCGGGCACTCCGGCTGCGGGGCGATGAAGGCCCTGCTGGACGGCGTCACCGAGGCGGCCGGGCCACCCAGTGCGCTGGCCCGCTGGCTGCGCAACGGCCGCAGCTCGCTGGACCGCCTGCGGCGCGCCCCCGCCGAGTTCGAGGGCCGCCCCGCGGTGGACGTGGTGGAGCAGCTCTGCGTCACCAACGTGGTGCAGCAGCTCGACCAACTGCTGGCCAACCCGGCGGTGGAGCGCCGGGTAGCGGACGGCTCGCTGCGGCTGGTCGGGATGTACTTCGACTTCGCGACGGCGCAGGCGTACGTGCTGGACGCCCGGACCGGCCGCTTCGCCCCGGTGCACGCGCGGGTCGAGCCGGAGCAGGACCTGGCGGCCTGA
- a CDS encoding C40 family peptidase has translation MGGSSGRLIRIGQFLNGDGFADYEHAFVCVGDGQLVEAQPGGAVLRPLSEYDGRPALWSTGRIPLTDEQRAAVAAAARSCLGTPYSFADYLALAAVRLHLPGGAPLRRFVASTKHMICSQLVDQCYQDAGVHLFTDHRWPGYVTPADLARLLS, from the coding sequence ATGGGCGGTAGTAGCGGCCGGCTGATCCGGATCGGCCAGTTCCTCAACGGCGACGGCTTCGCCGACTACGAGCACGCCTTCGTGTGCGTCGGCGACGGACAGCTCGTCGAGGCCCAGCCCGGCGGCGCGGTGCTCCGCCCGCTCTCCGAGTACGACGGCCGCCCGGCGCTCTGGTCCACCGGGCGGATCCCGCTCACCGATGAGCAGCGCGCTGCCGTTGCCGCGGCCGCCCGCTCCTGCCTCGGCACCCCCTACAGCTTCGCCGACTACCTGGCCCTCGCCGCCGTCCGACTGCACCTGCCGGGCGGCGCCCCGCTACGGCGCTTCGTCGCCAGCACCAAGCACATGATCTGCTCCCAACTCGTCGACCAGTGCTACCAGGACGCCGGGGTCCACCTCTTCACCGACCACCGCTGGCCCGGCTACGTGACCCCGGCCGACCTGGCCCGGCTGCTCTCCTGA